One genomic segment of Methanothermobacter tenebrarum includes these proteins:
- the ahcY gene encoding adenosylhomocysteinase, which produces MPYNVKDISLAPKGKEKIEWVQRHMPVLEHIKREFEEKKPFKGITIASCLHLEPKTINLGLTLMAGGAEVAMTGCNPLSTQDDAAAAGASLGLNIYGWRGETTQEYYENIHRVLDHEPDILIDDGADMIFLTHRERPELLDKIKGACEETTTGIHRLRAMAEDGALRFPVVAVNDAYTKYLFDNRYGTGQSTLDSIMGTTNMLIAGKTVVICGYGWCGRGIAMRAEGLGANVIITEVDPIRALEARMDGFRVMKVNEAVKYADILITATGNIDVVSLEDFKKMKDGCIMANAGHFNVEINRDDLLSLSVDNRIIKEDIEEFILSDGRRLYLLAEGRLVNLASSRGQGHPAEIMDMSFSLQALSAQHLLSMDYEPGVYKSPDEIDLKVARLKLESMNIEIDELTPRQVEYLSNWQEGT; this is translated from the coding sequence ATGCCATATAACGTGAAAGATATTTCATTAGCCCCAAAAGGGAAAGAGAAAATAGAATGGGTTCAAAGGCACATGCCAGTCTTAGAACACATAAAAAGAGAATTCGAAGAAAAAAAACCATTCAAGGGGATTACAATAGCCTCATGTCTACACTTGGAGCCAAAAACCATCAACCTTGGACTAACATTAATGGCAGGAGGGGCTGAAGTCGCTATGACAGGCTGCAACCCGCTTTCCACACAAGATGATGCTGCAGCAGCGGGAGCATCCCTTGGCCTTAACATTTATGGTTGGCGTGGCGAAACAACCCAAGAATATTATGAGAATATACATCGCGTCCTCGACCATGAACCAGATATCCTAATAGATGATGGAGCAGACATGATATTCCTCACCCACAGAGAAAGACCTGAACTATTAGATAAAATAAAAGGCGCTTGTGAAGAGACAACCACAGGTATACACCGTCTCAGAGCCATGGCAGAGGATGGGGCGCTACGATTCCCCGTAGTGGCAGTTAATGACGCTTATACAAAGTATCTTTTCGATAACAGGTATGGTACTGGCCAGTCAACACTTGATTCTATAATGGGCACAACTAACATGTTAATAGCGGGCAAAACCGTTGTTATTTGTGGTTATGGATGGTGTGGCCGCGGGATCGCCATGAGAGCTGAAGGCCTTGGAGCTAATGTTATCATAACCGAAGTAGATCCTATAAGGGCCCTAGAAGCTAGAATGGACGGTTTCAGGGTTATGAAGGTTAATGAGGCTGTTAAATATGCGGATATACTTATAACAGCTACTGGGAATATTGATGTTGTCTCCCTAGAGGATTTTAAAAAGATGAAGGATGGTTGTATAATGGCTAATGCCGGGCATTTTAACGTGGAGATAAACCGTGATGATCTTTTAAGCCTTTCAGTCGATAATAGGATTATCAAGGAGGATATTGAGGAATTCATATTAAGTGATGGTAGAAGACTATATCTTCTCGCTGAGGGTAGGCTAGTTAACTTGGCTTCGAGCAGGGGACAAGGCCACCCTGCAGAGATAATGGATATGAGTTTTTCACTCCAAGCACTTTCTGCACAACATCTTCTAAGCATGGACTATGAACCGGGAGTTTATAAATCCCCTGATGAGATCGATTTAAAGGTTGCAAGGTTGAAATTGGAATCTATGAACATAGAGATAGATGAATTAACACCGCGACAAGTGGAATATTTAAGTAATTGGCAGGAAGGAACATGA
- a CDS encoding chorismate lyase codes for MDIDVVEEIKRIERLIGPLSNTQKILLATDGSITRILDVMFGEVTIKTLVQEFREASEEIAEKLDIAAGEKINYRIVLIGNKEPLIHAISYIPLARLNNDFKEDLIRADIPIGKILRKHNIESRREVEKIDIEEPTKDLKRIFHTDSLMLTRTYNIIHKDKILIRIKETFPLTYFK; via the coding sequence ATGGATATAGATGTTGTGGAGGAAATTAAAAGAATTGAGAGATTAATAGGCCCACTTTCGAACACTCAAAAGATACTATTAGCAACTGATGGTTCAATTACAAGAATACTCGACGTCATGTTCGGGGAAGTGACTATAAAAACTCTGGTACAAGAGTTTAGAGAAGCCAGCGAAGAAATCGCTGAAAAACTTGACATAGCCGCTGGGGAAAAAATAAACTACAGGATAGTTCTCATCGGTAACAAGGAGCCTCTCATACATGCAATATCATACATCCCCCTCGCAAGATTAAACAATGATTTTAAAGAGGATCTGATAAGGGCAGACATACCAATCGGGAAAATACTGCGCAAACATAACATCGAATCAAGAAGAGAAGTGGAAAAAATAGACATTGAAGAACCCACAAAGGACCTTAAAAGGATATTCCACACAGATTCATTAATGTTAACACGCACATACAATATCATACACAAAGACAAAATCCTAATAAGGATAAAAGAAACATTCCCCCTCACATACTTCAAATAG
- a CDS encoding CDC48 family AAA ATPase has product MDKKEIKLKVAEALSQSDVGRGIARLDPQAMEELGIKDGDIIEIEGKKLTAATAASSQSDIGLGIIRIDGYLRKNARASIGEEVTIRKADVKEAEKVVLAPVEQQIIIRGDIRSAFLNRVLVKGDIIVSGIRQQISTGSLFDELLRDFMDISPLGELKLAVVSTKPSGVVKVTEMTNVEIQPQPVDVSKLEGVTNLVDVTYEDIGGLKEEVKKVREMIEIPLKRPELFERLGITPPKGILMYGPPGTGKTLLAKAVANESDAHFIAINGPEIMSKYVGGSEERLREIFEEAEENAPSIIFIDEIDAIAPKREEVTGEVERRIVAQLLTLLDGLKTRGQVMVIGATNRPDALDPALRRPGRFDREIELGVPDKEERKEILEIHTRGMPLADDVDLDELAEITHGFVGADLESLCKEAAMRVLRRVIPEIKVDEEIPKEVLKKMIVTKEDFKNALKDIQPSALREVLVQVPNITYDDIGGLEKAKQELREAVEWPLKYPEKFKEFGIKPPKGILLYGSPGTGKTLLAKAVANESEANFIAVKGPELLSKWVGESEKGVREVFRKARQTAPTIVFFDEIDSIASRRTGSEADSGVTQRVVNQLLTEIDGLEELQDVVVIAATNRPDILDPALLRPGRFDRHVKVEDPDKEARLAIFKVHTRKMPLADDVDLEKLAEMTEGYVGADIEAICREAAMLTLREDMNAKEVPMKNFKEAMRKIKPKSTMVEEQVQYL; this is encoded by the coding sequence ATGGATAAAAAAGAAATAAAACTCAAAGTAGCCGAAGCATTATCACAATCAGATGTTGGTAGAGGCATAGCCCGCCTCGACCCCCAAGCAATGGAAGAACTAGGCATCAAAGACGGTGACATCATCGAAATAGAAGGAAAAAAGCTCACAGCAGCCACAGCTGCATCATCACAATCAGACATAGGCCTAGGCATCATAAGAATAGACGGATACTTACGTAAAAACGCACGAGCATCAATAGGAGAAGAAGTAACAATAAGAAAAGCAGACGTAAAAGAAGCAGAAAAAGTCGTACTAGCACCAGTAGAACAACAAATCATAATAAGAGGCGATATAAGATCAGCATTCCTAAACAGAGTACTCGTAAAAGGAGACATAATAGTATCAGGGATAAGACAACAAATATCCACAGGCAGCCTATTCGACGAACTACTCCGAGACTTCATGGACATATCACCCCTAGGAGAACTAAAACTAGCAGTAGTATCAACAAAACCCTCAGGAGTCGTTAAAGTCACAGAAATGACAAACGTCGAAATACAACCACAACCAGTAGACGTAAGCAAACTCGAAGGAGTCACAAACCTCGTAGACGTAACCTATGAGGACATCGGAGGCCTCAAAGAAGAAGTCAAAAAAGTAAGGGAAATGATAGAAATCCCACTAAAAAGGCCAGAACTATTCGAAAGACTAGGCATAACACCACCAAAAGGCATACTAATGTACGGGCCACCAGGTACTGGTAAGACGCTACTTGCAAAGGCAGTTGCAAACGAAAGCGACGCACACTTCATAGCAATAAACGGCCCAGAAATCATGAGCAAATACGTCGGAGGATCAGAAGAAAGACTCAGAGAAATATTCGAAGAAGCAGAAGAAAACGCACCATCAATCATATTCATCGACGAAATCGACGCAATAGCACCAAAAAGAGAAGAAGTGACAGGAGAAGTAGAAAGGAGGATAGTCGCACAACTCCTAACACTATTAGATGGTCTTAAAACAAGAGGCCAAGTCATGGTCATCGGAGCCACAAACAGGCCAGACGCACTAGACCCAGCACTCAGAAGACCAGGAAGATTCGACAGGGAAATAGAACTAGGAGTACCAGACAAAGAGGAAAGAAAAGAAATATTAGAAATACACACAAGGGGGATGCCACTAGCAGATGATGTCGACCTAGACGAACTGGCAGAGATAACACACGGTTTCGTAGGCGCAGACCTAGAATCACTCTGTAAAGAAGCTGCAATGAGAGTGCTCAGAAGAGTAATACCCGAAATAAAAGTCGACGAAGAAATACCAAAAGAAGTCCTCAAAAAGATGATAGTAACCAAGGAAGACTTCAAAAACGCTCTAAAGGACATACAACCATCAGCACTCAGAGAAGTACTAGTACAAGTACCCAACATAACATACGATGACATAGGGGGACTTGAAAAAGCAAAACAGGAGCTCAGAGAAGCAGTTGAATGGCCCCTTAAATATCCTGAAAAATTCAAAGAATTCGGCATAAAACCACCAAAAGGCATACTATTATATGGATCACCAGGTACTGGTAAGACGCTACTTGCAAAGGCAGTTGCAAACGAAAGCGAAGCCAACTTCATAGCAGTCAAAGGACCAGAACTGCTCTCAAAATGGGTTGGCGAATCAGAAAAGGGAGTTAGAGAAGTATTCAGGAAAGCAAGGCAGACAGCACCAACAATAGTATTCTTCGACGAGATAGACTCAATAGCATCCCGAAGAACAGGATCAGAAGCCGATTCAGGAGTAACCCAGAGGGTTGTAAACCAGCTATTAACAGAAATAGACGGCCTAGAAGAACTACAAGACGTGGTCGTAATAGCAGCAACAAACAGGCCAGACATCCTAGACCCTGCTCTATTAAGGCCAGGAAGATTCGACAGGCATGTGAAAGTCGAAGATCCTGACAAGGAAGCTAGACTCGCAATATTCAAAGTCCACACCAGGAAAATGCCACTAGCAGATGATGTCGACCTAGAAAAATTGGCCGAGATGACAGAGGGATATGTTGGCGCGGACATCGAAGCAATCTGCAGAGAAGCAGCCATGTTAACACTCAGAGAAGACATGAACGCAAAAGAAGTCCCAATGAAAAACTTCAAAGAGGCAATGAGGAAAATAAAACCAAAATCAACCATGGTAGAAGAGCAAGTACAATACCTCTAA
- the hacA gene encoding homoaconitase large subunit gives MNMTEKILAKAARKKEVQPGEIIEVNVDLAMTHDGTSPPTIKTFKKIAEKTGQKRVWDPKKIVIVYDHNIPPNNIGAAEFQQITREFAKEQGIENIFKHGEGICHQVLPEKGFTKPGTIIIGGDSHTCTYGAFGAFATGMGATDMAMIFATGKTWLRVPESVKIEVNGEFQEHVTAKDLILHIIGELGVDGATYKSIEFTGETIKGLGVPDRMTICNMTVEMGAKNGIIEPNKTVIEYLKKRTSQKNFEIYTSDPDYDYHEEFYFNIDNLEPQVACPNSVDNVKDVKKVIGTHIDQAFLGSCTNGRFKDLKMAAEILKDEKIHDDVRMVVVPASSEIYLKALKEGIIKIFIDAGAIVCNPGCGPCLGAHMGVLGPGEVCISTSNRNFQGRMGDPKSKVYLANPIIVAKSAIKGEISIPE, from the coding sequence ATGAACATGACCGAAAAGATACTAGCCAAGGCCGCGAGAAAAAAAGAAGTACAACCCGGCGAAATCATTGAAGTTAACGTTGACCTTGCAATGACACATGATGGTACAAGCCCACCCACCATAAAAACCTTCAAGAAAATAGCTGAAAAAACAGGACAAAAAAGAGTATGGGACCCGAAAAAGATAGTAATAGTCTATGATCATAACATACCCCCAAATAACATTGGCGCGGCCGAATTCCAACAAATAACGCGAGAATTCGCGAAAGAACAGGGGATAGAAAACATTTTCAAGCACGGAGAAGGCATATGCCACCAAGTGCTGCCAGAAAAAGGGTTCACAAAGCCAGGAACCATCATAATAGGAGGAGATTCGCACACATGCACCTACGGGGCCTTTGGAGCATTTGCTACTGGAATGGGAGCCACAGACATGGCTATGATATTCGCCACTGGTAAAACATGGTTAAGGGTCCCGGAATCTGTGAAAATAGAAGTCAATGGCGAATTCCAAGAACATGTAACAGCCAAAGACCTCATATTACACATTATAGGAGAACTTGGAGTCGACGGCGCAACCTACAAATCCATTGAATTCACAGGAGAGACCATCAAAGGACTCGGAGTCCCAGATAGAATGACCATCTGCAACATGACAGTAGAAATGGGAGCCAAAAATGGGATAATAGAACCCAACAAGACAGTCATAGAATATCTCAAAAAAAGAACCTCTCAAAAAAATTTTGAAATCTACACTTCAGACCCAGATTATGATTACCATGAAGAATTCTATTTTAACATAGATAATCTCGAACCACAAGTAGCATGTCCAAACTCAGTCGACAATGTCAAAGATGTTAAAAAAGTCATTGGAACGCATATAGATCAGGCATTCTTGGGTTCTTGTACAAATGGAAGATTTAAAGACCTTAAAATGGCGGCTGAAATACTAAAAGATGAAAAAATACACGACGATGTGAGGATGGTAGTAGTCCCAGCGTCCTCAGAAATCTACCTCAAAGCCCTAAAGGAAGGTATTATAAAAATTTTCATAGATGCAGGGGCGATAGTATGCAACCCAGGCTGCGGCCCATGTCTTGGAGCCCACATGGGCGTCCTAGGCCCTGGAGAAGTTTGCATATCTACAAGTAACCGAAACTTCCAGGGACGTATGGGAGACCCCAAATCAAAAGTTTACCTTGCAAACCCTATAATAGTAGCCAAATCAGCCATCAAAGGTGAAATATCCATACCAGAATAG
- a CDS encoding DUF2119 family protein, with protein sequence MNWKNGVLIGSVSPHIRTTFFKRADVCITLEMPCIQYKIDNKALRTYTSILKVIASIKDRPELEEKLAKKYPEQVEIARRYAIEFFGDYPPF encoded by the coding sequence TTGAATTGGAAAAATGGTGTTCTAATAGGCTCAGTATCCCCCCATATAAGGACTACCTTTTTTAAACGGGCTGATGTTTGCATCACCCTTGAAATGCCATGCATCCAGTATAAAATAGACAACAAAGCTCTCAGAACCTATACTAGTATTTTAAAGGTCATAGCATCAATAAAAGACCGTCCAGAATTGGAGGAAAAGCTCGCGAAGAAATACCCCGAACAAGTTGAAATTGCAAGAAGATATGCCATAGAATTTTTCGGTGATTATCCACCATTCTAA
- a CDS encoding prephenate dehydrogenase codes for MNITVIGGTRGLGRWIAGFLKGEGFRVTITGRDRVAGENASRELGVEYCPDNVRAARDSDVVIISVPIENTLDVIREVAPNMRRGSLLVDVTSVKEEPARLMEELVPEGVDVLPTHPMFGPRIRSLAGQVVVLTPLRKSRWVERVVSFLKDRGARVLVTSPEKHDRMMSVVQVLTHFAYISIALTIRDLGVDVGESRRFASPIYNLMLDTIARIVSQNPYLAYSIQVYNRYGERVRRGFIGAVERLEDLLRRGEKDDFVRWMSFAAKCLDDVEASLGRSDKAIFALNKELDVLKDSVGREVGLKHIYSGNVHVGVLESVDPDFAVLRVGKRRVKLKVSNIRVLDKDELWDWKVKNLPRRSYDISAMFPEGCDPEIIRSVIEGLDGVVKASVIDIYKGDQIPLGMVSVTFRFEVIDRGVYEKVKGLLEGFGAIIR; via the coding sequence ATGAATATTACGGTTATTGGTGGTACACGAGGCCTTGGAAGGTGGATAGCTGGTTTTCTTAAAGGTGAAGGTTTTAGGGTTACTATAACTGGTAGGGATAGGGTTGCTGGGGAGAATGCTAGTAGGGAGCTTGGTGTGGAGTATTGTCCTGATAATGTTAGGGCTGCGAGGGATTCTGATGTTGTTATCATATCTGTGCCTATTGAGAATACTCTTGATGTTATCAGGGAGGTTGCCCCTAATATGCGGAGGGGTTCTTTACTTGTTGATGTGACTTCTGTGAAGGAGGAGCCTGCCCGTTTGATGGAAGAACTTGTCCCTGAGGGTGTTGATGTTCTCCCCACCCATCCTATGTTTGGTCCTAGGATACGTTCACTTGCTGGTCAGGTTGTGGTTTTAACTCCTTTGAGGAAGTCTAGGTGGGTTGAGAGGGTTGTTAGTTTTTTGAAGGATCGTGGTGCTAGGGTTTTGGTTACTTCGCCTGAGAAGCATGATAGGATGATGAGTGTTGTTCAGGTGCTTACTCATTTTGCTTATATCAGTATTGCGTTGACTATTAGGGATTTGGGTGTTGATGTGGGGGAGTCTAGGCGGTTTGCGAGTCCTATTTATAATCTTATGCTTGATACTATTGCTAGGATAGTTTCGCAGAATCCTTATTTGGCTTATTCTATACAAGTTTATAATAGGTATGGTGAAAGAGTGCGTAGGGGGTTTATAGGGGCTGTTGAGCGTTTGGAGGATCTTTTAAGGCGTGGAGAAAAGGATGATTTTGTTAGGTGGATGAGTTTCGCCGCTAAGTGTCTGGATGATGTTGAGGCTTCTCTTGGAAGGTCTGATAAGGCTATTTTTGCTTTGAATAAGGAGTTGGATGTTTTGAAGGATTCTGTTGGTAGGGAGGTTGGTCTTAAGCATATTTATTCTGGTAATGTTCATGTTGGTGTTTTAGAGTCCGTTGACCCGGATTTTGCCGTTTTGAGGGTTGGTAAGAGACGTGTGAAGCTGAAGGTGTCAAATATTCGAGTTTTGGATAAGGATGAGCTTTGGGATTGGAAGGTGAAGAATCTTCCTAGGCGTAGTTATGATATTTCGGCTATGTTTCCTGAAGGTTGTGATCCTGAGATCATAAGAAGTGTTATTGAGGGTTTGGATGGTGTTGTGAAGGCTAGTGTGATTGATATTTATAAAGGTGATCAAATCCCTTTGGGGATGGTGAGTGTAACCTTTAGGTTTGAAGTTATTGATCGGGGGGTTTATGAAAAGGTTAAGGGTTTACTGGAAGGTTTTGGCGCGATTATAAGATAA
- a CDS encoding IGHMBP2 family helicase: MERKAEIEAMISEIKRLSALKREKIGRAINNLDGKILGRELGFTLVKYGRKTPIETEISVGDLVLISKGNPLRSDLTATVAQKGNRFIIVAMEKVPRWALKNVRIDLYANDITFQRMEDNLKKLNKNTYNILEFLLEKRKPTAKVRRVEFELEDEHLNNSQKEAISRALASKDFFLIHGPFGTGKTRTLIELILQEVKKGRKLLVTAESNLAVDNILEGLDGKVECVRLGHPQRVSKENIEKSLAYKVENHQDYERISELEEKIQDLIREREKYHKPTPSFRRGLSDRQILANAMKRRGSRGISPNVMISMAKWIKINKKIDKLYEMIEDIEGRIVADILDKSPVILSTNSSAALEYLDGIRFDLIVVDEASQATIPSILIPLSRGGRFVLAGDHKQLPPTILNQDAIELEKTLFEELIRLYPYKAYMLDVQYRMNPQLMEFPNMEFYDGRIKAAPGLEDFTVEDLVDDTACEWELGRELLNPEKPLLFIDTADIEGKFERRIRGSPSLQNQLEADLAIIVSNLFIKKGVEPSNIGIITPYDDQVDLISSHAKVEVNTVDGYQGREKEIIIISMVRSNKDGRIGFLRDLRRLNVSLTRARRKLVIIGDSETLRTHPSYRRLIKYSVKRGFYYRLGRESVRTSLSNFSG; this comes from the coding sequence ATGGAAAGGAAAGCCGAGATAGAAGCCATGATCTCGGAGATAAAGCGTTTATCAGCTCTAAAACGTGAAAAGATAGGTAGGGCCATTAACAACCTTGATGGGAAGATCCTTGGCAGGGAACTTGGATTCACCCTTGTCAAGTATGGTAGGAAAACCCCCATCGAAACTGAGATAAGCGTTGGAGACCTTGTACTTATAAGCAAGGGCAACCCTCTCAGAAGCGACCTTACAGCTACTGTAGCCCAGAAAGGCAACAGGTTCATAATTGTGGCCATGGAAAAGGTGCCAAGGTGGGCTTTAAAAAATGTTAGAATCGACTTATATGCAAATGACATCACATTCCAACGGATGGAAGATAACCTGAAAAAACTTAACAAGAACACTTATAATATTTTAGAATTCCTCTTAGAGAAGAGGAAACCCACAGCCAAAGTTAGAAGAGTGGAATTCGAATTAGAAGATGAGCATCTTAACAATTCCCAAAAGGAGGCGATATCTAGGGCATTAGCCTCCAAGGATTTTTTCCTGATCCACGGCCCCTTTGGCACGGGTAAAACAAGAACACTCATCGAACTCATACTCCAGGAGGTTAAAAAGGGTAGAAAATTACTCGTAACAGCTGAGAGTAACCTGGCCGTGGATAATATCCTAGAAGGATTAGATGGGAAAGTGGAATGTGTGAGACTTGGACATCCACAGCGGGTCTCAAAAGAAAACATAGAAAAAAGTCTAGCCTATAAGGTGGAAAATCATCAGGATTATGAGAGGATCTCTGAACTGGAAGAAAAGATCCAAGACTTGATAAGAGAAAGGGAAAAATATCATAAGCCCACACCATCTTTCAGGAGAGGTTTAAGCGACCGTCAAATACTGGCAAATGCCATGAAAAGGAGAGGAAGCAGGGGAATATCACCTAATGTCATGATATCCATGGCAAAATGGATTAAAATCAACAAGAAGATAGATAAATTATACGAGATGATAGAAGATATAGAAGGTAGGATAGTGGCTGATATACTGGATAAGTCACCTGTTATACTTTCAACTAATTCATCAGCAGCACTAGAATATCTTGACGGTATCAGATTCGATCTTATAGTTGTGGATGAGGCTTCTCAGGCAACAATACCAAGTATTCTCATCCCTCTTTCACGTGGTGGAAGGTTCGTCCTAGCGGGTGATCATAAACAGTTGCCCCCAACTATTTTGAACCAGGATGCCATTGAGTTAGAGAAGACATTATTCGAAGAATTGATAAGATTGTACCCATACAAGGCATACATGTTGGATGTCCAGTATCGCATGAATCCTCAGTTAATGGAATTCCCCAACATGGAATTTTATGATGGTAGAATAAAAGCAGCCCCTGGCCTAGAAGATTTCACTGTAGAGGATCTTGTGGATGATACAGCCTGTGAATGGGAGCTTGGAAGGGAACTTTTAAACCCTGAAAAGCCCCTGCTCTTCATAGACACTGCTGATATTGAAGGCAAGTTTGAGAGGAGGATTAGAGGGTCGCCTTCACTACAGAATCAATTAGAGGCTGATCTTGCCATTATAGTTTCCAATCTTTTTATTAAGAAGGGTGTTGAACCTTCTAATATTGGTATTATAACACCTTATGATGATCAGGTGGATCTTATATCATCCCATGCTAAGGTTGAGGTAAACACTGTTGATGGCTACCAAGGGCGTGAGAAGGAAATTATAATTATATCCATGGTTAGGAGCAATAAGGATGGTAGGATAGGATTTCTCAGAGATTTAAGGCGTCTTAATGTCTCACTTACAAGAGCTAGGAGAAAGCTTGTCATTATAGGCGATTCGGAGACTCTTCGAACACACCCATCTTATAGAAGGCTTATCAAGTATTCTGTCAAAAGGGGTTTTTATTATAGGCTGGGGAGGGAGTCTGTTAGAACCAGTCTGTCAAACTTTTCTGGATAG
- the fen gene encoding flap endonuclease-1: MGVKLKDIIYSSKIKVEDLKGRIIAIDAPNTIYQFLSSIRQKDGTPLMDRKGRITSHLSGILYRTSAIIEKGIKVVYVFDGKSPHLKMETITKRKTIRFEAEKKWKEALREGEIEEARKYAVRSARISPDIISTSKKLLDLMGIPFVEAPAEGEAQASYIVQKGDAWAVASQDYDCLLFGAPRIVRNLAVTGRAHELELLELEGILKRLEITREQLVDIALLIGTDFNKGIKGIGPKSALKLIKEKDNIYNVLEDLGKELDEDPEILREIFLNPEVTDDYKLSWRNPDKEGIIEFLCHEHEFSEERVQSAIKKMQVEKSIQKSLTDWF, from the coding sequence ATGGGTGTTAAACTCAAAGATATAATATATTCCTCTAAAATAAAAGTCGAGGATTTAAAGGGGCGCATTATAGCAATCGACGCTCCAAACACCATATACCAGTTCCTCTCCAGTATCAGGCAAAAGGATGGAACACCCCTAATGGACAGAAAAGGGAGAATAACATCACATCTTAGCGGCATACTCTATAGAACCTCAGCCATCATAGAAAAGGGCATAAAAGTAGTTTATGTATTCGATGGTAAGAGCCCACATTTAAAAATGGAAACAATCACAAAAAGAAAAACTATAAGATTCGAAGCCGAAAAAAAATGGAAAGAAGCCCTCAGAGAAGGAGAAATCGAAGAAGCCAGAAAATATGCTGTAAGATCCGCCAGAATATCCCCCGATATAATATCCACTTCGAAAAAGCTTTTAGATTTGATGGGCATTCCATTCGTTGAAGCACCGGCAGAAGGCGAAGCCCAAGCATCTTATATCGTCCAAAAGGGTGATGCATGGGCCGTCGCGTCACAAGACTACGACTGCCTACTATTCGGAGCCCCAAGAATCGTTAGAAACCTCGCCGTAACAGGAAGAGCACACGAACTAGAACTTCTAGAATTAGAGGGCATCCTGAAAAGATTGGAAATCACGCGAGAACAGTTAGTTGACATAGCACTACTTATAGGGACAGACTTCAACAAAGGAATAAAAGGTATAGGGCCAAAAAGCGCCCTTAAACTCATAAAAGAAAAGGACAACATCTATAATGTACTAGAAGATCTAGGCAAAGAATTAGATGAAGATCCTGAAATTTTAAGGGAGATTTTCCTCAATCCAGAGGTTACAGATGATTACAAACTTTCATGGAGGAACCCAGACAAGGAGGGTATAATAGAGTTCCTTTGTCACGAGCATGAATTTTCAGAAGAAAGGGTGCAAAGCGCCATAAAAAAAATGCAAGTTGAAAAATCTATCCAGAAAAGTTTGACAGACTGGTTCTAA
- a CDS encoding DUF5518 domain-containing protein — protein sequence MGDYEAGTATLISIIFGIVLFIFFGGVFIFVFVGFIATYLTREEDRSSSVGAIATLILAVMLFIYNMIMGPEMPYWISSMLGVDIFSFVAGFLLTCFLAVLLGGLGGFLAVKASQLGKTEQVG from the coding sequence ATGGGTGATTATGAAGCTGGAACAGCAACTTTGATCAGTATAATATTTGGGATTGTCCTGTTCATATTTTTTGGGGGAGTTTTTATATTCGTCTTTGTAGGTTTTATAGCCACTTATCTGACTAGGGAGGAGGATAGGAGTTCTAGTGTGGGTGCAATAGCAACTTTAATCCTTGCTGTCATGTTGTTTATTTATAATATGATAATGGGGCCTGAGATGCCATATTGGATAAGTAGTATGCTTGGAGTTGACATTTTCAGTTTTGTTGCTGGTTTTCTTTTAACATGTTTCTTGGCGGTTTTACTTGGTGGTTTAGGTGGTTTTTTGGCTGTTAAGGCATCCCAGTTGGGTAAAACTGAGCAGGTAGGGTAA
- a CDS encoding DUF2119 family protein, translating to MSFFRLIEKGDEPRRLFVGGLHGNEGLTTIKAFKALSFEDVKDGELIIYNCDPTSYLSTLKRSYYNTRQGKEIISLIKYYRPSIYVEAHCYKNYKGLIDPDRKRKIGVPPLIELEKWCSNRLSIPPYKDYLF from the coding sequence ATGAGTTTCTTCAGGCTGATAGAAAAAGGGGATGAGCCTAGGAGATTGTTTGTGGGGGGCTTACACGGAAATGAAGGTCTTACAACAATAAAAGCCTTTAAAGCATTGAGTTTTGAGGATGTGAAAGATGGTGAACTTATAATCTACAATTGTGATCCAACATCCTACCTCAGCACTTTGAAAAGATCATATTATAATACAAGACAAGGAAAGGAGATAATTTCATTAATAAAATATTATAGACCGTCCATTTACGTTGAAGCGCATTGTTACAAAAACTATAAAGGACTCATAGACCCTGATCGTAAAAGGAAAATAGGGGTACCACCCCTCATTGAATTGGAAAAATGGTGTTCTAATAGGCTCAGTATCCCCCCATATAAGGACTACCTTTTTTAA